A single genomic interval of Streptomyces graminofaciens harbors:
- a CDS encoding GntR family transcriptional regulator, whose product MPEQPPYLRIADELRRRIVEHVWEPGDRLPSRTQIGQECGVGENVVRRAQELLISQGVLEGRAGSGTYVAEPRQRVRVVRSSAREQPSGSPFRADMKALGRQGDWESRTDAKVPAPAEIAARLGIAEGELCVRTTYEFLADGRPVQLSTSWEPYDLTAGSLVVLPEGGPHAGTGVVNRMAAIGVTVSHAVEQPEPRQATAEEASLLGIQKAALVTHIRRTYYSDDGQPVETADIVVPAAHCEIVYEIPINR is encoded by the coding sequence ATGCCTGAGCAGCCGCCCTATCTCCGCATCGCCGACGAACTCCGGCGGCGGATCGTGGAGCACGTGTGGGAGCCGGGAGACCGCCTGCCCTCCCGCACCCAGATCGGCCAGGAGTGCGGCGTGGGCGAGAACGTGGTCCGCCGGGCACAGGAGTTGCTGATCTCCCAGGGCGTGTTGGAGGGCCGGGCCGGTTCGGGCACGTACGTCGCCGAGCCCCGGCAGCGGGTGCGGGTCGTCCGGTCGTCGGCACGGGAACAGCCCAGCGGTTCGCCGTTCCGGGCGGACATGAAGGCACTCGGCAGGCAGGGCGATTGGGAGAGCCGGACAGACGCCAAAGTGCCGGCTCCGGCGGAGATCGCAGCGCGGCTCGGGATCGCCGAAGGCGAGCTGTGCGTCCGGACGACGTACGAGTTCCTGGCGGACGGCAGGCCGGTTCAGCTGTCGACGAGTTGGGAGCCGTACGACCTCACCGCGGGCTCTCTCGTCGTCCTCCCCGAAGGCGGTCCCCACGCGGGCACGGGGGTCGTGAACCGCATGGCCGCGATCGGGGTCACCGTCAGCCATGCCGTGGAGCAGCCGGAGCCGAGGCAGGCGACCGCCGAGGAGGCTTCACTACTCGGCATCCAGAAAGCCGCGCTCGTGACGCACATCCGGCGGACGTACTACAGCGACGACGGCCAGCCCGTGGAGACGGCGGACATCGTCGTGCCTGCCGCTCACTGCGAGATCGTCTACGAGATCCCAATCAACCGGTGA
- a CDS encoding cold shock domain-containing protein has protein sequence MPRRRGTRKVPAAVTATVREWRDEEGWGVLDSPETPGGCFGHFADIQAPGFRTLSPGQQVDLVWEAPGFKQDGYDYRAVSIIPRPV, from the coding sequence ATGCCGCGCCGCAGAGGGACCCGCAAGGTTCCCGCAGCCGTGACTGCGACTGTGCGTGAGTGGAGGGACGAGGAGGGGTGGGGTGTGCTCGACTCGCCCGAGACTCCCGGAGGATGCTTCGGTCACTTCGCCGACATTCAGGCGCCCGGCTTTCGCACGCTGTCACCCGGACAACAGGTCGATCTCGTCTGGGAAGCACCCGGCTTCAAGCAGGACGGGTACGACTACCGCGCAGTGAGCATCATCCCCAGGCCGGTCTGA
- a CDS encoding acyl-CoA desaturase produces the protein MAAIVFTAHHGWSWLHFTLFLGMYLVTSLGVEGGLHRFFSHRSFSAGPVLTHLWGVAGSMAAQGPIMFWVSVHRKHHAFADRDGDPHSPRPRGEGRLAVLRGLWHGHVGWLFTVRREGWAKLVPDLLRNRHVVTIDRHYAWWIALGLALPAGLGWAVTGRPVDALGGLLWGGFARMFVLDHVTWTVNSLGHTLGRRPYETRDSSQNLAVLAPVSVGGSWHKHHHSQPSLAHNRHRWWQIDITGGVIGLLDRAGLVSEVRYPARMTEAREA, from the coding sequence GTGGCCGCGATCGTCTTCACCGCCCACCACGGCTGGTCATGGCTGCACTTCACCCTGTTCCTCGGCATGTACCTCGTCACCTCACTGGGAGTCGAGGGCGGGCTGCACCGGTTCTTCTCCCACCGCTCGTTCTCCGCCGGCCCGGTTCTGACCCACCTGTGGGGCGTCGCGGGCAGTATGGCGGCACAGGGGCCGATCATGTTCTGGGTGTCGGTGCACCGCAAGCACCACGCCTTCGCCGACCGGGACGGCGATCCGCACTCGCCGCGCCCGCGGGGCGAGGGACGGCTGGCCGTCCTGCGCGGCCTGTGGCACGGCCACGTCGGGTGGCTGTTCACGGTCCGGCGGGAGGGCTGGGCCAAGCTCGTCCCCGATCTGCTCCGCAATCGCCACGTCGTCACGATCGATCGCCACTACGCCTGGTGGATCGCCCTGGGCCTGGCCCTGCCGGCAGGGTTGGGCTGGGCGGTGACCGGCCGGCCGGTGGACGCGCTCGGCGGACTGCTGTGGGGCGGGTTCGCCCGCATGTTCGTCCTCGACCATGTGACGTGGACGGTCAACTCGCTGGGGCACACGCTGGGCCGCCGCCCCTACGAGACCCGGGACTCCAGCCAGAACCTCGCCGTGCTCGCACCGGTCTCGGTGGGCGGGTCCTGGCACAAGCACCACCACTCGCAGCCGTCGCTGGCGCACAACCGGCACCGCTGGTGGCAGATCGACATCACCGGCGGGGTCATCGGTCTCCTGGACCGGGCGGGACTGGTGTCCGAGGTCCGCTATCCCGCGCGGATGACCGAAGCCCGGGAAGCCTAG
- a CDS encoding GlxA family transcriptional regulator, protein MNPGSVAIALINDTNMQACEIYEAAIAFAVFGDPLPDLADPWYEVRLCTLSGESSGGPGARGFSVRTAHGMEDLVTADTVIVPSVPDAVASRGEPLPPEYVDALRRAHDAGARMVSLCTGAFALAEAGLLDGRRATAHWLNTADLARRYPKVEVDDSVLYVDEGQVLTSAGMTAGMDLCLHLVRRDLGAHVANQVARRLVVSGHRPGGQAQFVDLSVPVTDDDSLGPVLDWAARNLDQPLTVDDMARKAGLSTRTFFRRLQAATGMTPLKWLLNRRLAHAQTLLETTDLPIERVSELSGLGTASNLRRHFTLQVGVTPTAYRHSFGPTPTPTPAPALARRPGLG, encoded by the coding sequence ATGAACCCCGGGTCCGTCGCCATCGCCCTGATCAACGACACGAACATGCAGGCATGCGAGATCTACGAGGCGGCCATCGCGTTCGCGGTGTTCGGCGACCCCCTACCGGACCTGGCGGACCCCTGGTACGAGGTGAGGCTGTGCACGCTCTCCGGTGAGTCGTCCGGTGGTCCGGGGGCGCGAGGATTCTCCGTGCGGACCGCACATGGGATGGAGGACCTGGTCACCGCCGACACGGTGATCGTCCCCTCGGTCCCGGACGCCGTCGCCTCGCGGGGCGAGCCGCTCCCACCCGAGTACGTCGACGCCCTGCGCCGGGCGCACGACGCCGGCGCCCGCATGGTGTCCCTGTGCACCGGAGCGTTCGCACTGGCGGAGGCCGGACTCCTCGACGGCCGCAGGGCCACCGCGCACTGGCTGAACACGGCCGACCTGGCCAGGCGTTACCCCAAGGTGGAGGTGGACGACTCGGTCCTCTACGTCGACGAGGGCCAGGTCCTCACCAGCGCCGGCATGACGGCCGGAATGGACCTGTGCCTGCATCTCGTACGCCGCGACCTCGGCGCCCATGTGGCCAACCAAGTGGCCCGACGCCTGGTGGTCTCCGGCCACCGTCCGGGCGGACAAGCCCAGTTCGTGGACCTCTCCGTGCCGGTCACCGACGACGACAGCCTCGGCCCCGTCCTGGACTGGGCCGCCCGCAACCTCGACCAGCCCCTGACGGTCGACGACATGGCGAGAAAGGCGGGCCTGAGCACCCGCACCTTCTTCCGCCGCCTCCAGGCCGCCACCGGGATGACGCCCCTCAAGTGGCTCCTCAACCGCCGCCTCGCACACGCCCAGACCCTGCTGGAGACGACGGACCTCCCCATCGAACGGGTCAGCGAACTCAGCGGCCTGGGCACGGCCTCCAACCTGCGCCGCCACTTCACCCTCCAGGTGGGGGTGACCCCGACCGCCTACCGCCACTCCTTCGGCCCGACCCCGACCCCGACCCCGGCCCCGGCCCTGGCCCGCCGCCCCGGCCTCGGCTGA
- a CDS encoding NAD(P)-dependent oxidoreductase, with the protein MSYVNAADRAPVTVVGLGLMGQALAGALLDAGHPTTVWNRTAGKADRLVERGAVLAPSVGDAVAAGPLVIVCVTDYAVVRELFEPLGGVLDGKVVVNLTTGTSAQARETAEWVTRSGGAGYLDGAVMAVPADIATDAAVLLYSGPKEHFAEHEATLRALGGAGTTYLDTDHGLSALYDLSLLGIMWGILNGFLQGAALLGTAQVKATTFAPLANTMINVVTEYVSAYAPQIDAGEYPAGDATMTVHQEAMAHLVEESETLGVNAELPRFLKVLVDRAVTAGHAGSGYAALIEQFRAGTSG; encoded by the coding sequence ATGTCGTACGTCAATGCCGCCGACCGCGCGCCGGTCACCGTCGTCGGGCTGGGGCTCATGGGGCAGGCCTTGGCCGGCGCCTTACTCGACGCGGGGCATCCCACCACCGTGTGGAACCGGACCGCCGGGAAGGCCGACCGGCTCGTCGAACGGGGTGCTGTCCTCGCCCCTTCCGTCGGGGACGCGGTCGCCGCCGGTCCGCTGGTGATCGTCTGTGTCACGGACTATGCCGTTGTGCGCGAGTTGTTCGAGCCCTTGGGCGGTGTGCTCGACGGCAAGGTCGTGGTGAACCTGACCACGGGTACGTCGGCGCAGGCCCGGGAGACCGCCGAGTGGGTGACCCGGTCGGGGGGCGCCGGTTATCTCGACGGGGCCGTCATGGCCGTTCCCGCGGACATCGCCACGGACGCCGCCGTCCTGCTGTACAGCGGGCCGAAGGAGCACTTCGCCGAGCACGAGGCGACGCTGCGCGCGCTGGGCGGGGCGGGCACCACCTATCTGGACACCGACCACGGTCTGTCGGCGCTCTACGACCTGTCGCTGCTGGGCATCATGTGGGGCATCCTGAACGGCTTCCTGCAAGGTGCCGCCCTGCTGGGCACCGCGCAGGTGAAGGCCACCACGTTCGCGCCGCTCGCCAACACGATGATCAACGTCGTCACCGAGTACGTGAGTGCGTACGCGCCGCAGATCGACGCGGGCGAGTACCCGGCCGGTGACGCCACCATGACCGTGCATCAGGAGGCGATGGCCCACCTGGTCGAGGAGAGCGAGACCCTCGGCGTCAACGCCGAACTGCCCCGGTTCCTCAAGGTCCTCGTCGACCGGGCGGTGACCGCCGGGCATGCCGGCAGCGGCTACGCGGCGCTGATCGAGCAGTTCCGCGCGGGAACGTCCGGCTGA
- a CDS encoding thioesterase II family protein — translation MSQGQDIWFRRFRALTRPHSTTAADAAYELVCFPHAGGSAGYWRPLAVGLAPAVDVLAVQYPGRLDRFREAPVEDLHLLADLIVEALGPPGDRPRALLGHSMGASLAYEVAVRLARLPGGEPHLLVLSGRRAPSSAKRRTEDWPRNDAELVARVRGLGGTESAFFDDPELLELALPALRGDYRALASYEDTEGPLLSCPVVTLTGDRDSAAPVEDVQAWQNHTSGDCRSHVFAGGHFFLNDHASEVTDLIRDLLPTRTA, via the coding sequence GTGAGTCAAGGACAGGACATCTGGTTCCGCCGCTTCCGGGCACTGACACGGCCGCACTCGACCACGGCCGCGGACGCGGCCTACGAGCTGGTCTGCTTCCCGCACGCGGGCGGCTCCGCCGGCTACTGGCGCCCACTCGCCGTCGGACTCGCCCCCGCCGTCGACGTCCTGGCCGTGCAGTACCCGGGGCGGCTCGACCGGTTCCGCGAGGCGCCGGTCGAGGACCTGCACCTGCTGGCCGACCTGATCGTCGAGGCCCTGGGCCCGCCGGGCGACCGGCCCCGGGCACTGCTGGGCCACAGCATGGGCGCCTCGCTCGCGTACGAGGTGGCCGTACGCCTCGCCCGCCTGCCCGGCGGCGAACCCCACCTCCTCGTCCTGTCGGGCCGCCGCGCCCCGTCCTCGGCCAAGCGGCGCACCGAGGACTGGCCGCGCAACGACGCCGAACTGGTGGCACGGGTCCGCGGACTCGGCGGCACGGAGTCCGCGTTCTTCGACGACCCCGAACTGCTGGAGCTGGCCCTGCCCGCACTGCGCGGCGACTATCGGGCCCTCGCCTCGTACGAGGACACCGAGGGCCCCCTCCTGTCGTGCCCCGTGGTGACCCTGACGGGCGACCGGGACTCCGCGGCCCCCGTCGAGGACGTACAGGCCTGGCAGAACCACACCTCGGGCGACTGCCGGTCGCACGTGTTCGCGGGAGGCCACTTCTTCCTCAACGACCACGCGAGCGAAGTGACCGACCTGATCCGTGATCTGCTGCCGACCCGCACGGCCTGA
- a CDS encoding SpoIIE family protein phosphatase — translation MTVAWDDIGGLVDAHERFLAGAHVGSDVRHPVLDSWKRCRSAGLEPHRPLVSYAPDLAMEDPFLRAADPVLTRLTSSLSAVSMAIVLCDGQARVVQRRGGDRRLLARLDDVNFAPGFCASEYATGTNGVGTALAERQPIYVVGREHFADCLSPFACAGAPVRNPLSGRIEAILDLTCLREDGDPAMLRLVREAAHDIEAELLEQATERERALLAAYRRAARGVGGPDVWPRQPPEHGPTGRAVPVGPTVGHGGRAASDGRAGEAALGRVDLAVLREKAEELIASPHRTLDEVALSGGRIANLLRRPIMGAAGERGVVVEARVLGGPHLRHVELTTPAAPPALTPPPLVAAPTTAPPAPLHSHPLTPTREATPPAPGTTEPTPTPTSTDSWLLLVGDPGVGRLALLARRRLELLHDAGVRVGTTLDVTRTAEELAEVTVPRFADFAAVDLPDSVLQGDEPGPLGAGSPLRRVAMGAVHKGSHLYEVGDSFPYVPSTPQARSWETGQSVLEPVLAEARGWLAQDPARLERVLAAGIHSLITVPLKARGVTLGVVSFYRAERPAPFEDDDLSLAQELVGRAAICIDNARRYTREHNTALALQRSLLPRGRSEQSAVEVAYRYLPAQAGVGGDWFDVIPLSGARVALVVGDVVGHGLHAAATMGRLRTAVHNFCSLDLPPDDLLTHLDDLVGRLDRGEGWAVENTHQDSGIVGATCLYAVYDPVSRTCVLTRAGHPLPAVVAPDGTVDFVDLPSGPPLGLGGMPFETVELKLAEGSQLVLYTDGLIEDRHRDIDTGLDKLRTVLAHADRAPEDTCEMVLDALLPDRPSDDVALLVARTHALGAERVAQWELPSDPAVVSRARQAVMDQLAAWGLDELAFTTELVADELVTNAIRHASGPVQLRLLRDRALICEVFDGSGTSPRLRRARTEDEGGRGLFLVAQLTERWGTRYTPDGKIIWTEQPLP, via the coding sequence TTGACTGTCGCCTGGGACGACATCGGCGGTCTGGTCGACGCCCACGAACGCTTCCTCGCCGGCGCACACGTCGGCTCGGACGTCCGCCACCCGGTGCTCGACTCCTGGAAACGCTGCCGCTCGGCCGGACTGGAACCACACCGCCCGCTGGTCTCCTACGCCCCGGACCTCGCCATGGAGGACCCCTTCCTCCGCGCCGCCGACCCGGTACTGACCCGCCTGACCTCGTCCCTCTCCGCCGTCAGCATGGCCATCGTGCTCTGCGACGGCCAGGCCCGCGTGGTGCAGCGGCGCGGCGGCGACCGGCGATTGCTGGCCCGCCTCGACGACGTCAACTTCGCCCCTGGCTTCTGCGCGTCCGAGTACGCCACCGGCACCAACGGCGTCGGCACCGCCCTCGCCGAACGACAGCCCATCTACGTCGTCGGCCGTGAGCACTTCGCCGACTGCCTCTCCCCCTTCGCCTGCGCCGGCGCCCCTGTCCGCAACCCGCTCAGCGGCCGCATCGAGGCGATCCTCGACCTCACCTGCCTCCGCGAGGACGGCGACCCCGCCATGCTGCGGCTGGTCCGCGAGGCCGCCCACGACATCGAGGCCGAGCTGCTGGAGCAGGCCACGGAGAGGGAACGCGCCCTGCTCGCCGCGTATCGCAGGGCCGCCCGGGGTGTCGGCGGCCCCGACGTGTGGCCACGCCAGCCCCCCGAGCACGGGCCGACCGGACGAGCGGTTCCGGTCGGCCCGACCGTCGGACACGGCGGCCGGGCAGCATCCGACGGACGGGCCGGCGAGGCGGCCCTCGGCCGCGTCGACCTGGCGGTACTGCGCGAGAAGGCCGAGGAACTCATCGCCTCACCGCACCGAACCCTCGACGAGGTCGCCCTCTCCGGCGGCCGGATCGCCAACCTGCTCCGGCGCCCGATCATGGGCGCGGCGGGCGAGCGGGGCGTGGTCGTCGAGGCCCGCGTCCTGGGCGGCCCCCACCTGCGCCACGTCGAACTGACCACCCCGGCGGCTCCCCCGGCACTCACACCCCCGCCCCTCGTCGCCGCCCCCACAACGGCACCACCCGCCCCGCTTCACTCCCACCCGCTCACCCCCACCCGGGAGGCGACCCCACCCGCCCCCGGGACAACCGAACCCACCCCCACCCCCACCTCCACCGACTCCTGGCTCCTCCTCGTGGGCGACCCCGGCGTAGGCCGCCTCGCCCTCCTGGCCCGCAGACGCCTGGAGCTGCTGCACGACGCCGGTGTCCGCGTCGGCACCACCCTCGACGTCACCCGCACCGCGGAGGAGCTGGCGGAGGTGACCGTCCCCCGGTTCGCCGACTTCGCCGCCGTGGACCTGCCGGACAGCGTGCTGCAGGGTGACGAACCCGGCCCGCTCGGCGCGGGGAGCCCGCTGCGCCGGGTCGCGATGGGGGCCGTGCACAAGGGGTCCCATCTGTATGAGGTCGGCGACTCCTTCCCGTACGTCCCCTCCACGCCCCAGGCCCGCAGCTGGGAGACCGGCCAGTCGGTGCTCGAACCCGTACTGGCAGAGGCGCGCGGCTGGCTCGCCCAGGACCCGGCCCGTCTCGAACGGGTCCTCGCCGCGGGCATCCACTCCCTGATCACGGTCCCGCTGAAGGCCCGCGGCGTGACCCTCGGCGTCGTCAGCTTCTACCGCGCCGAACGCCCCGCCCCCTTCGAGGACGACGACCTTTCCCTCGCCCAGGAACTGGTCGGCCGCGCGGCGATCTGCATCGACAACGCCCGCCGCTACACCCGCGAGCACAACACCGCCCTCGCCCTCCAGCGCAGCCTGCTGCCGCGCGGCCGTTCCGAGCAGAGCGCGGTCGAGGTCGCCTACCGCTATCTGCCGGCGCAGGCCGGGGTGGGCGGCGACTGGTTCGACGTCATTCCCCTCTCCGGCGCCCGGGTCGCCCTGGTGGTCGGCGACGTCGTCGGCCACGGACTGCACGCCGCCGCCACCATGGGCCGCCTGCGCACCGCCGTGCACAACTTCTGCTCCCTCGACCTGCCCCCGGACGACCTCCTCACCCACCTCGACGACCTGGTCGGCAGGCTCGACCGGGGCGAGGGCTGGGCGGTGGAGAACACCCACCAGGACTCCGGCATCGTCGGCGCGACCTGCCTGTACGCCGTCTACGACCCGGTGTCCCGGACCTGCGTCCTCACCCGCGCGGGGCACCCCCTCCCCGCGGTCGTCGCCCCGGACGGCACGGTGGACTTCGTGGACCTGCCCTCGGGACCGCCGCTGGGGCTGGGCGGCATGCCCTTCGAGACGGTCGAGCTGAAGCTGGCCGAGGGCAGCCAACTCGTCCTCTACACCGACGGGTTGATCGAGGACCGGCACCGCGACATCGACACCGGCCTCGACAAGCTCCGTACCGTCCTCGCCCACGCGGACCGTGCCCCCGAGGACACCTGCGAGATGGTTCTCGACGCCCTGCTCCCGGACCGCCCGAGCGACGACGTGGCCCTGCTGGTCGCCCGTACGCACGCCCTGGGCGCGGAGCGGGTCGCCCAGTGGGAGCTGCCGAGCGACCCGGCGGTCGTCTCCCGGGCCCGCCAAGCCGTCATGGACCAGCTCGCGGCCTGGGGCCTGGACGAGCTGGCCTTCACCACCGAACTCGTCGCCGACGAACTGGTCACCAACGCCATCCGCCACGCCAGCGGCCCCGTCCAGCTCCGCCTGCTCCGCGACCGCGCCCTGATCTGCGAGGTCTTCGACGGCAGCGGCACCTCCCCGCGCCTGCGCCGGGCCAGGACGGAGGACGAGGGCGGCCGCGGCCTCTTCCTGGTCGCCCAGCTCACCGAACGCTGGGGCACCCGCTACACCCCCGACGGCAAGATCATCTGGACCGAACAGCCGCTGCCGTGA
- a CDS encoding lysylphosphatidylglycerol synthase transmembrane domain-containing protein: MPLLLIAVWAVIDWEVVYGSAVRLASAELSWLLAGAVLAVLCSAATACIRQGTVPERLPPGLLFASQFAAGAAGHVLPANLGAHAVTLRFLQRQGIPLPRATASIALYSLVKPVARTAVIAVFVLALPGTLHLGDLLPDTRTLAVVAAAVALALVAVVVTLTAVRVLRRHCIRLAQTALTDLRLVHRRPSRALALWGGAAALPVLQACVLAAVGASVDLPVSWPLMVFAYLAASTVVGAVPAPGGIGPVDAAVVFTLVAFGAPATLATTTVIGYRLLTVWLPLLPGTLVLSALVRAKAL, translated from the coding sequence TTGCCGCTGCTGTTGATCGCGGTGTGGGCAGTGATCGACTGGGAGGTCGTGTACGGCAGTGCCGTCCGGCTCGCCTCGGCCGAGCTGTCCTGGCTGCTGGCCGGGGCCGTGCTCGCCGTTCTGTGTTCCGCGGCCACCGCGTGCATCCGCCAGGGGACCGTTCCCGAGCGACTGCCGCCTGGGCTGCTGTTCGCCTCGCAGTTCGCCGCGGGGGCCGCCGGGCATGTCCTCCCGGCCAACCTCGGCGCCCACGCCGTCACCCTGCGCTTCCTCCAGCGCCAGGGCATACCCCTGCCCCGGGCCACCGCCTCGATCGCCCTGTACTCCCTGGTCAAGCCGGTGGCGAGAACCGCCGTTATCGCCGTCTTCGTCCTCGCCCTCCCGGGCACCCTGCACCTCGGCGACCTGCTCCCGGACACCCGCACCCTGGCCGTCGTCGCCGCGGCAGTCGCCCTCGCGCTCGTCGCCGTGGTCGTGACCCTGACGGCCGTACGAGTGCTGCGCCGCCACTGCATCCGGCTCGCGCAGACCGCCCTGACGGACCTCCGCCTCGTCCACCGGCGCCCCAGCCGTGCCCTCGCCCTGTGGGGCGGGGCGGCCGCCCTCCCCGTACTGCAGGCCTGCGTCCTCGCCGCGGTCGGCGCGTCCGTCGATCTGCCGGTGTCCTGGCCGCTCATGGTCTTCGCCTATCTCGCCGCCAGCACCGTGGTCGGGGCCGTCCCCGCACCCGGTGGCATCGGCCCGGTCGACGCGGCCGTGGTCTTCACCCTCGTCGCCTTCGGCGCGCCCGCGACCCTCGCCACCACCACCGTCATCGGCTACCGCCTGCTGACCGTCTGGCTCCCCCTGCTCCCCGGCACGCTCGTCCTCTCGGCCCTCGTGCGCGCGAAGGCTCTGTGA
- the ligD gene encoding non-homologous end-joining DNA ligase has product MTPITEVEGHRIALSNLDKVLYPATGFTKGEVLHYYATTADALLPHLRDRPLSFLRYPDGPGGQVFFAKNVPPGTPDWVSTAEVPRSEGAARMVVVQDLASLVWAANLVTEFHTPQWVVGAPNIADRIVFDLDPGPPASVVECCEVALWLRERLAADGIEAYAKTSGSKGLHLLAALTPTPSERVTEYAKELAVAAEQAMPRLVVHRMTRSLRPRKVFVDWSQNAARKTTATPYTLRARPEPTVSAPVTWEEVEECRSPGRLGFLATDIAPRLSDHGDLLAPLLDPSTAGRLP; this is encoded by the coding sequence ATGACGCCGATCACTGAGGTGGAGGGGCACAGGATCGCGCTCAGCAATCTGGACAAGGTGCTGTATCCCGCGACCGGGTTCACCAAGGGCGAGGTGCTGCACTACTACGCGACCACCGCCGACGCCCTGCTCCCCCATCTGCGCGACCGCCCGCTGTCCTTCCTGCGGTATCCGGACGGGCCGGGCGGCCAGGTGTTCTTCGCCAAGAACGTGCCGCCGGGTACGCCCGACTGGGTCAGCACCGCCGAGGTGCCGAGGTCGGAGGGGGCGGCCCGGATGGTCGTCGTCCAGGATCTGGCGAGCCTGGTCTGGGCGGCGAACCTCGTCACCGAGTTCCACACGCCCCAGTGGGTGGTCGGCGCCCCCAACATCGCCGACCGGATCGTCTTCGACCTCGACCCCGGGCCGCCCGCGTCCGTCGTCGAGTGCTGCGAGGTCGCGCTGTGGCTGCGTGAGCGGCTCGCCGCGGACGGGATCGAGGCGTACGCCAAGACGTCCGGTTCGAAAGGGCTGCATCTGCTCGCCGCCCTGACGCCGACACCCTCCGAACGGGTGACGGAGTACGCGAAGGAGCTGGCCGTGGCCGCCGAGCAGGCCATGCCCCGGCTCGTCGTGCACCGAATGACCCGGAGCCTGCGGCCCCGGAAGGTGTTCGTCGACTGGAGCCAGAACGCCGCCCGGAAGACCACGGCCACCCCGTACACGCTGCGCGCCCGCCCGGAACCGACCGTCTCCGCGCCCGTCACCTGGGAGGAGGTCGAGGAGTGCCGCTCACCGGGGCGGCTCGGCTTCCTCGCCACGGACATCGCCCCCCGGCTGTCCGACCACGGCGACCTGCTCGCGCCGCTCCTCGACCCGTCCACCGCCGGACGACTGCCCTGA
- a CDS encoding nuclease-related domain-containing protein: MRGLRVIPTWRHGQQRLYVCRTDGKNVAWYDPEAGRVNLLGEERRADVLGVLAPFLTGPVTVGPPPVPTPAELARLSLHPDDDLAPNRPGEALLIALDRDPGPTRRLRPDPRRRALAAEQTVGEALDRLEGAGWRTLHSIPLPGGDRIHHLLIGPGGLFGVRSLHARRQRVVVNDPMVAVGRREPRPLLRHVRAAADRASYALTAEVHPVLALVGPADLDITAPLREARVLTDTALPSLARTGGLLKPADVEALHAMARDRRTWVSGG, from the coding sequence ATGAGAGGACTGCGCGTCATACCGACCTGGCGGCACGGGCAGCAGCGGCTGTACGTGTGCCGGACCGACGGGAAGAACGTCGCCTGGTACGACCCCGAGGCCGGCCGGGTCAACCTCCTCGGCGAGGAGCGGCGGGCGGATGTGCTCGGCGTGCTCGCGCCCTTCCTCACCGGTCCCGTCACCGTGGGCCCGCCCCCGGTCCCCACCCCCGCCGAACTGGCCCGCCTCAGCCTCCACCCCGACGACGACCTCGCCCCCAACCGCCCCGGCGAGGCCCTGCTGATCGCCCTCGACCGCGACCCCGGCCCCACGCGCCGGCTCCGCCCCGACCCCCGGCGCCGCGCCCTCGCGGCGGAACAGACGGTCGGCGAGGCCCTGGACCGGCTGGAGGGCGCGGGCTGGCGCACCCTGCACTCGATCCCGCTGCCCGGCGGAGACCGCATCCACCACCTGCTGATCGGCCCGGGCGGCCTCTTCGGCGTCCGCTCCCTCCACGCCCGCAGACAGCGTGTCGTGGTCAACGACCCCATGGTCGCCGTCGGCCGCCGCGAGCCACGTCCGCTGCTGCGCCATGTCCGCGCCGCCGCCGACCGCGCCTCCTACGCCCTGACCGCCGAGGTCCACCCCGTCCTGGCCCTGGTCGGCCCGGCCGACCTCGACATCACGGCCCCCCTGCGCGAGGCCCGCGTCCTGACGGACACGGCCCTCCCGTCCCTGGCCCGCACCGGCGGCCTGCTCAAACCGGCGGACGTGGAGGCCCTGCACGCGATGGCCCGCGACCGGAGGACGTGGGTTTCCGGCGGCTGA
- a CDS encoding protein-tyrosine phosphatase family protein produces the protein MRTRRKQPDVPAPDVPWSEIVPGLWMGGHEFTGRTGDVESAVVHDEFDLVLTLLRLPGYGPDVGVEHHVWPIPDGPLDGTQLAGVMRLAQAASDALEDGKRVLVRCYHGYNRSGLVVAHSLVRDGHSAEDAIRLIRSRRSPWALHNELFVEYLRTGLPTVRLLEELAE, from the coding sequence TTGCGGACGCGCAGGAAGCAACCCGATGTTCCGGCTCCGGATGTTCCGTGGAGCGAGATCGTGCCCGGCCTGTGGATGGGCGGGCACGAGTTCACGGGGCGGACCGGAGACGTCGAATCCGCCGTCGTGCACGATGAGTTCGATCTCGTGCTGACGCTCCTGCGACTACCGGGCTACGGGCCGGACGTCGGCGTCGAGCACCATGTGTGGCCGATCCCGGACGGGCCCCTCGACGGGACGCAGCTGGCCGGTGTGATGCGGCTGGCGCAGGCCGCGTCCGACGCGTTGGAGGACGGCAAGCGGGTCCTCGTCCGCTGCTACCACGGGTACAACCGGTCGGGGCTGGTGGTGGCCCACTCCCTCGTCCGTGACGGGCACTCCGCGGAGGACGCGATCCGGCTGATCCGCTCCCGACGTTCGCCGTGGGCCCTGCACAACGAGCTGTTCGTGGAGTATCTGCGCACGGGACTGCCGACGGTCCGGCTGCTGGAGGAGCTGGCCGAGTAG